The Archocentrus centrarchus isolate MPI-CPG fArcCen1 chromosome 12, fArcCen1, whole genome shotgun sequence genome includes a window with the following:
- the slc25a1b gene encoding tricarboxylate transport protein B, mitochondrial isoform X2, translated as MSTQSALYSGIAGGIEICITFPTEYVKTQLQLDEKANPPKYKGIVDCVKQTVNSHGVRGLYRGLSSLLYGSIPKAAVRFGVFEFLSNKMRDESGKLDSKRGFFCGLGAGVAEAVFVVCPMETVKVKFIHDQTSANPKYRGFFHGVREIIRSQGLKGTYQGLTATVLKQGSNQAIRFYVMTSLRNWYKGDDPNKAINPVITGLFGAVAGAASVFGNTPLDVIKTRMQGLEAHKYKSTIDCAVKIMKHEGPMAFYKGTVPRLGRVCMDVAIVFIIYEEVVKILNLVWKTD; from the exons atgagcactcaaagcgctttataca GTGGGATTGCAGGAGGCATAGAGATCTGCATCACCTTCCCAACAGAATACGTTAAAACGCAACTGCAACTAGATGAGAAGGCCAATCCTCCCAAATATAAAGGCATTG tCGACTGTGTGAAGCAGACAGTGAACAGTCACGGGGTGAGGGGTCTTTACAGAGGACTAAGCTCGCTGCTCTATGGCTCCATCCCTAAAGCAGCTGTCAG ATTTGGGGTGTTTGAGTTCCTCAGTAATAAGATGCGTGATGAGAGCGGTAAACTAGACAGCAAGCGTGGATTCTTCTGTGGCCTTGGAGCTGGAGTGGCAGAGGCTGTGTTTGTAGTCTGTCCTATGGAAACAGTTAAG GTCAAATTCATCCATGATCAGACATCAGCAAATCCAAAGTACAGGGGATTTTTCCATGGGGTGAGGGAGATTATTAGATCCCAAG GACTGAAGGGGACTTATCAAGGGTTAACAGCCACTGTCCTAAAACAAGGCTCAAACCAGGCCATCCGCTTCTACGTCATGACTTCACTGAGGAACTGGTACAAAG GTGACGACCCCAATAAAGCTATTAACCCTGTGATAACTGGACTGTTTGGAGCTGTTGCTGGGGCTGCCAGCGTGTTCGGAAACACTCCCCTGGATGTCATTAAGACCAGAATGCAG GGTCTTGAAGCACACAAGTACAAAAGCACAATAGACTGTGCGGTCAAGATCATGAAGCATGAGGGACCAATGGC GTTCTACAAAGGTACTGTGCCTCGGCTGGGTCGGGTGTGTATGGACGTTGCAATAGTCTTCATTATTTATGAGGAAGTTGTTAAGATCCTGAACTTGGTTTGGAAGACGGACTGA
- the slc25a1b gene encoding tricarboxylate transport protein B, mitochondrial isoform X1, translating to MSRQNRFVSPFHRPQCLAAAAPAGKAKLTHPGKAILAGGIAGGIEICITFPTEYVKTQLQLDEKANPPKYKGIVDCVKQTVNSHGVRGLYRGLSSLLYGSIPKAAVRFGVFEFLSNKMRDESGKLDSKRGFFCGLGAGVAEAVFVVCPMETVKVKFIHDQTSANPKYRGFFHGVREIIRSQGLKGTYQGLTATVLKQGSNQAIRFYVMTSLRNWYKGDDPNKAINPVITGLFGAVAGAASVFGNTPLDVIKTRMQGLEAHKYKSTIDCAVKIMKHEGPMAFYKGTVPRLGRVCMDVAIVFIIYEEVVKILNLVWKTD from the exons ATGTCTCGACAAAACAGATTTGTCAGCCCGTTTCACAGACCCCAGTGTCTGGCTGCTGCAGCTCCGGCGGGGAAAGCCAAACTCACGCACCCTGGCAAGGCCATTCTGGCAG GTGGGATTGCAGGAGGCATAGAGATCTGCATCACCTTCCCAACAGAATACGTTAAAACGCAACTGCAACTAGATGAGAAGGCCAATCCTCCCAAATATAAAGGCATTG tCGACTGTGTGAAGCAGACAGTGAACAGTCACGGGGTGAGGGGTCTTTACAGAGGACTAAGCTCGCTGCTCTATGGCTCCATCCCTAAAGCAGCTGTCAG ATTTGGGGTGTTTGAGTTCCTCAGTAATAAGATGCGTGATGAGAGCGGTAAACTAGACAGCAAGCGTGGATTCTTCTGTGGCCTTGGAGCTGGAGTGGCAGAGGCTGTGTTTGTAGTCTGTCCTATGGAAACAGTTAAG GTCAAATTCATCCATGATCAGACATCAGCAAATCCAAAGTACAGGGGATTTTTCCATGGGGTGAGGGAGATTATTAGATCCCAAG GACTGAAGGGGACTTATCAAGGGTTAACAGCCACTGTCCTAAAACAAGGCTCAAACCAGGCCATCCGCTTCTACGTCATGACTTCACTGAGGAACTGGTACAAAG GTGACGACCCCAATAAAGCTATTAACCCTGTGATAACTGGACTGTTTGGAGCTGTTGCTGGGGCTGCCAGCGTGTTCGGAAACACTCCCCTGGATGTCATTAAGACCAGAATGCAG GGTCTTGAAGCACACAAGTACAAAAGCACAATAGACTGTGCGGTCAAGATCATGAAGCATGAGGGACCAATGGC GTTCTACAAAGGTACTGTGCCTCGGCTGGGTCGGGTGTGTATGGACGTTGCAATAGTCTTCATTATTTATGAGGAAGTTGTTAAGATCCTGAACTTGGTTTGGAAGACGGACTGA